CTTAAATTGCCTGTTTCAGGACTTTTTCTAAGACTTGCTGGTAAGCCCCTTCGACATTACCAAGGTCTTGGCGAAAACGATCTTTATCGAGGACGCGTTTTTGTGGATCGGGTTCCCCTTGCTGCCAAAAACGGCAGGTATCAGGACTGATTTCATCGGCCAGAATCAGGTTGCCTTGGCGATCAACCCCAAATTCTAATTTGAAGTCAACTAATGTAATGCCGCACTGATCGAAGAACTCGCATAGAACGTGATTAATTTGCAGTGCCATGGCGCTAAGCTGCTCTACCTGTGCCGGTGTGGATACATCCAGCAACCGAATTCGATCCAATGTCAGCAGTGGATCGCCGAGATTATCATCTTTCAAATAGAACTCAACGATCGGCGGCTTAATTTCTCTGCCTAAGGGAATCCCAGTTTGTTTACAAAGACTGCCGGCCGCGATATTGCGAACGACGACTTCAAGCGGCACAATCGTGACAGCTTTCACCAACATATCGGTGGGTGTCGGCAGATCAACGAAGTGTGTGGGAATCCCTTTGATGGCCATCAGTTTAAACAGATGAGCCGAAATGGCATTATTGATTTCGCCTTTGCCCCGGATGGTGCCACGCTTTTGGGCATTGAAGGCGGTGGCGTCATCCTTAAATCGCGTCAGTAAAACATCTGGATCATCGGTCGTATACAGTACCTTGGCCTTGCCTTCGTAGAGCTTTTCGCCACTCATACCCGCTGTTACCGCAACAAAAGAACGCCTTTGATTCTAACGTCTTGCCGCAACTGATTTCGGGGCAATTATTCTAAGCTAAAGTTGATGAACGATATTCCATTTCAATTAGGTTTAGCGATTTGGGGCTACAAAGGCTGGGTGGGAGGCTTGTTTCCCCCTGGAAGTCCGTCCCGTGATTTTTTATCGCTATATAGTCGGCGATTTGTCTGTGTGGAAGGAAATACGACGTTTTACGCGATTCCCAGTGTTGAAACGATCCATCGCTGGACGGCCCAGATGCCACCGGAATTTCGCTTTTGTCCGAAGTTGCCGAAGCTGATCACCCACAATGGCGCACTGCTACCCCAACTCACCGCGGGCTTAAAATTTTTAGAGCGCATGCAAGAATTTGGTGATCGGTTGGGGCCGTTGTTTATCCAGCTGCCGCCGCGTTATGGCCCTCGCCAGTTCGATGATCTGAACCAATTTCTCCAAGGGTGGACCGCTGCGGCACCGGATTGTCCGATTGCTTTGGAAGTCCGACATATTGATTGGTTTAAGGCCGATCAAACGCAGAAATTGACGGCTGTGTTAGAAGATTTAGGCGTGGGCCGTGTGCTGTTAGATAGCCGCCCAATTTACACGGGCAAGGCATCGCCCCTGCTTGATGATTTGCCCATGGCGCAGCGCGAAAAGAAACCGCGGGTGCCCCTACAACCGTGCGTGACCGCTGATTTTGCGTTTGTCCGCTACATTAGCCATCCGGCGTTAGACCACAATCAGATTTATCTCACTGAATGGGCTGCGCAAATTCAAGCCTGGTTGAAGCAAGGCAAGCAAATCTATTTCTTTGTCCATTGCCCTGTAGAGGCACATTCGCCCCAGATTGCTCGCCACTTGCAAGCCATGCTGGAAGCAGCAGATGGTGTGCCTGTGCCGCCGTTGCCGTGGGACCAATTGCCCGACGCCACCGCTCTGGAGGCACCGTCGCAATTAAGCCTATTTGACGCGTGATTCCAAATTGTCCGATGGTGATTTTGCCGTTGTTGTCTGGACTTTCTGGATCCACGGTGGTGTCTGCGTTGGTTGTGTGGTGGTGGTGGGTGCGGGTGAAATGCGTTGGTTTGTCCACCAAGCA
The sequence above is drawn from the Romeriopsis navalis LEGE 11480 genome and encodes:
- a CDS encoding DUF72 domain-containing protein; protein product: MNDIPFQLGLAIWGYKGWVGGLFPPGSPSRDFLSLYSRRFVCVEGNTTFYAIPSVETIHRWTAQMPPEFRFCPKLPKLITHNGALLPQLTAGLKFLERMQEFGDRLGPLFIQLPPRYGPRQFDDLNQFLQGWTAAAPDCPIALEVRHIDWFKADQTQKLTAVLEDLGVGRVLLDSRPIYTGKASPLLDDLPMAQREKKPRVPLQPCVTADFAFVRYISHPALDHNQIYLTEWAAQIQAWLKQGKQIYFFVHCPVEAHSPQIARHLQAMLEAADGVPVPPLPWDQLPDATALEAPSQLSLFDA
- the purC gene encoding phosphoribosylaminoimidazolesuccinocarboxamide synthase; the encoded protein is MSGEKLYEGKAKVLYTTDDPDVLLTRFKDDATAFNAQKRGTIRGKGEINNAISAHLFKLMAIKGIPTHFVDLPTPTDMLVKAVTIVPLEVVVRNIAAGSLCKQTGIPLGREIKPPIVEFYLKDDNLGDPLLTLDRIRLLDVSTPAQVEQLSAMALQINHVLCEFFDQCGITLVDFKLEFGVDRQGNLILADEISPDTCRFWQQGEPDPQKRVLDKDRFRQDLGNVEGAYQQVLEKVLKQAI